TTAATACAAgctaaaatgtatatttggAGCTGATATGCGAAGCCACAATAAATAGCATTGTTCCCTCAAGGACACTTTACAGATGTTTTGGTTTAGGTTTAGATGTAATTTCCTCAGATTAAAGGCCTGACAATCCATAGTTCCATAAATGGTCAAAACAATTTGGATGAGCAGAATTGTTAATTTTCTTTATGTGCTTGGGTTCATACAACTACTTTGCACAGAGGGCCTTAATAAATTTAGTGTCTTAACAGATGAATGTCTTGTCATAGTGAGTGTTGTAGTGTCTGAAACAATGTCTACACTGCCCTCCAGTGGTTGACCGCAGAACAACTAGATGCTCCACATAGACGTAATCAGGGGCCGCCACATGTCTATCCTCTGTGTGGAAATACTGAGCATTTTTATATCATACGATACGTTGTGCTCTTAGAACATATAATTTGATTTCATGTGTCAACCACTGTGTCaaactttttattgaaaatgcgaaaaaaaagagaggatgaCCAAAGCAAACCTTTTCTAGCCTCTGCTGTCTTTTCACCAGCTCTTGATGAAGTGGTGATCTGATCTTCCTCGCCTCTTCCTGATCTCTGCTCTCCTTCATCCTTTGTTCCCATTTCCTCTTTTCTAAAGCCCTCTGGAGCTCACTCTTTCCTTCCTGCGACACTCTCCTGACGGAAACACACAAGGAGTTTAATGATTTATGCGCACAATGAAACCAAAGTGCGAGTGTTTTACAACTGTCTATGTGTCTGTCCGACCTCTTGTGGGTCATCCGCAGTTCTTTGTGGAGCTCCTGGTGGCTCCTGGAGGCTGTTAAAGGATTGAGAGGTTTTTGTGGTCTGATGAGATtactgctctcctcctcactcaggAGCAGCGCAGCCTGAAGCTCTGAGGATCGGTCTTGCTGttcagtttggtgtgtctgcATTACTGAGGCTGAAAAGAAaaccaacatacagtatatgttttgCTACCAAGATCTTTTTGTGTGCAACCTTTCTTACTAACAATACTCATCATACGTAGAAGTGCAACAAACGTAAAAAAACAagcgataaaaaaaaaacaacaaccataaaatggctccatacagcttgtccagagtAAGCCAAGTTTttggaagccccgagatccggaattcatttgaaaagattttatttacaccctcaagcTCATGCACAAAGTTCAGATACCGTGCACGCTAACGCTTTAAGCttggcagctgcagtgaagattttggctttaaaagggtgtaaataaagtctttataaatcaatttgggatcttggggttTTGGGGTTTTGGAGACTTGGTTTTGGtccacatctacttcagttgtttaggagtaTGCTGCAACATTTCATTCTGGGTGAACTTAACCtttaaaaggtgctatttgtaagaaaagctgatttttgaggctcattcccaactcgtcaaaaactgacgctttgggattgtaagacgggtcggccgccatcccaaagcgtcagtttttgacaagttgggaatgagactcaaaaatcagcttttcttacaaatagcacctttcaGTTTCAGTAATATAAACATACGTACACTATAAGGTTAGAGTAATACAGTTAGCAAGCAGCAGTGAGCAGATTTCAGGCttaataaagctgaaaaaaggTAGGTAGGATAAGTAGCTCCCACAATGATATTGCAATATATGAGGTTTGTATGTTTATCCTGTTTTAGCTACAGTTGATCCAGgttgtgtgatatttttgacattttatcattaGTTGTATAACTTAGGTGTTCAGTGCATTTAAGGTTGTGTGAGACTAGTCAGGGATTggaaaaacagactgaaatacATGAGAGAACACTGAACAAACCTCTGagtacacacagagacattaggTTTACACTTGTTAGCTTAATACAATTTTAGAGAATTCACTTTATTTAGAAGTGCCATCTACCTCaggtgtttaggagaatgctgcaacactgctccagaaatgttttgtggacaacaaaacttcacctgactttccatcaacatgggggcaagaagatgatgactgaatgtcaatttttgggtgaacctatcctttaagaGTTGCCAATGTGTCCACTAAAAGGAGGATGGTAAATGCTAAAGCATAggcacaagaagagaaacaatAGCAGTATCTGTCAAAAGTTTGCTCACATTAGCCACCCAAAGCTACATGAGGTTAAATAAGGCCGTAGCTTCAAAACGTCTGAGCGTTTTGAAATGCACAAGGGTGCGTTTATTTGCTCATGGatttactttttcatttgtgtttcttctttcaaaGTGACACAGCCTCgctttaaaacacagtttacagACTAGAATGTTGACTAAATGGTTTATTGACAGCCACACAACGGACCATTGACTCAACAAGCTCACTCTTTTACTCTTTAATGACAGTAAGAATCTATAAAAAATACCTCTGCAGGAAactgacctgctgctgttttcagcaCATGGCCACACACATCCCTTCTAACACTTCGTCCCAgaccaaaagaaacaaaacaccaaattaCACCTCTTTATGATAGAGTTGATAATTATAAACTTTATGGATGCCACCGTGTCAGTCAGCACTGCTCTGCCTCACAGCAAGAGgtataaaatgaacaaataaacactaatttcacagtcaaaacaaaaacttgacACAACAGTTGTTCTTACATCAGATCTACGATAATAATGTGTATAATGTGTGTAGTGGGCTACTCTGTGTTGTTGAAAGTAATACAGGTATGAATCAGCATTAtcaaactggatatttttagatTTCTCACCAGACCCGTTCAGGTGTGTCTCGCTTCTACCTGGAAAATGTTGCAGATCTCTCTGTCAACAGAAAAAGTCGATAACAAGTCAAACAGAACAGAATATATCTCATAGTTATTACCATGGTCTATGCCTGAGATGAAGTGCTACAagtgtgtaaaataaaataaatatagtgtGACACATGAAatcactccaaacaaatagaaatCTCTTGGTCACGTCAACAAATGGCAGCAATGCAGCACAAAGCCGAATTATGACGCTGACGGACAAATGAGTTGTCAGCTCTGGTTAAACAAGTCCAGTGAAGCGAGCGCTGTAACTGGGGAGGTGGAGGGCTGCCACCTCATTAATGACAGGATCAAACAAAACCCAGTTTGATTCCCACTGAGTTACTTGCTGGAGTTTGAGCAAAATTAACAGTCGAGACCAGAGTTATTGCTCGGTGGAATTCAAACTGGACGGCTAAATAAAGTaattctttctgtttttgttgtttgattaattattgatgtgttttaatgaagaaaaaacattacattattacattattataatgttACAGTTCCATGTACATGTTCCATAATGTGTGTTGTAGCCAGGGTGGGTCAGAttgcttttaaataaaaaaaagctcacGATAATGAAGTTATCtatgaaaacttttaaaataaaatgctgtcaGTCAACTTCATCTCtaattttgtttcctgtgtttcgTCTCCTTTTTGGCAAATAAACTACATTCAAAATACGAGGAAAAAAGGACTATTACACTTCAACAAGGCAACCAAatgaatagataaataaaagatcTACACGGACTTATACCTGTGCCTGATTGTTCAaacaatattatcatatatgtataaatatgatatcaatatttacatttttattatcacGGTATCACTATTATAGAAAATTAGTATCATGATTCACTGGATTACAAAACAATGTGACTTAATCCTGATACTGCTGGAGTTATATTGGATTAgttcaaaatcaaacatttacaaaattgCTGCTTAATCTTAAAATTGGAGTTCCACaattactcttttttttctttaaacatctcaaaacattttcagtgcaaataaaatacatttttcttattcaGCATTTATAGAtgatcaaaaagaaaaaccctcACAGGACTGACACAAGACACAGTTGTGTCGTGTATTGCTCAACATGTGGGGTGCACGCTGTTCCCTCGTGTAAGTTTTTGGAGTACTTTGCTTTCAATTCAACTAAAAACTCCATTATCATCATTAtactgtaaaacacaaacacatattagTAAAGTCCCCATTAAAATTGGCTACCTGAAAACCCGAGAGGAGTAACCTACTTTGACAGAACATACTCATGAGAAGGTTTCATAATTCCAAAATTGCCATATTTTaaagactgaataaaaaatgtaacaatcCTAGACAATATGACTATAATCTACCAGTGCTGTAAAAAAGTACtcaagtcatacttgagtaaaagtaaagatattaattcaaaatataactttggtaaaagtgaaagtcaccaatACAAATTAAATGAGTTAAAGTCTTGAAATatctaatattaaatgtacttaaagttcatttttgaatgctttgaacacattttctaacatattgcatctttaattatcaaaagtaattttctggcaataaatatacttaagttTAATGagaaaaagtaaattatacatactTTTACATTTATGTGTATACTACAAGGGGTTGATTGTCTGAtctaatattcagcatttttctaattatcagagtcagtttttgttttggtctgattactgacaaaataaatcaattttaaaatgtgcagcaAAGGAGGTAATTACTAAAGTTATAAAGTAAATGAAGTgattaaaaagtacaaactTTGCCTCTATATGCGCGAGTggaagtagaaagtagaaaaatgaaaatactcaagtataaatacctcaaaattgtactgaaggacagtagttgagtaaatgcTCTtatttacattccatcactgtaatCTATTTACATAATTCTAATTATGTTTTGTAATCTAATTATCCCAGTTACATGTAATCTGTTACTACCCAACCATGGATACAGCCTTGAGATTAGATGCATTCAGCTGTTCCATATCTGGGCAAACAATCAGAAGCAGCACTGCTGGATGTGTTCAAAAACCAGCAGCCAGTAACCAAATAAAGCAAAGCTTTAAAGATGACAGTAAATTGTCAGAAAGAGGATAATAGTGCGATCTAAACGAGGTATTTTAATGacaactctgctgctggctgctgtttgGTTGATTAGGGAAGAGTCATGCTGTTTGGCTAAATCTCCGACAGTGGGTATTGTGTGGAGAAGAATTAATAGGACATGACGGGATAAACACTCTCCAAGGCCCGCTCTTCAGCGTTGGCAAGGCTCTTTTTTTATTGGATAAAGACCTGTGTTTGGTGCAGGCTCTGACTGTCTATGGGAAAtgcagagacagcagagacaacaataacaaaactaccacagaaaaactgtgaaattctgcaaaacaaatgcagaatGTGGAAAAGAATAAACAATTATTGCCATATATCATTTGTTATAACACAAGTAAGAAAGCATACTGTCTCACCTCATTCTTAATCTGTTCAAACACAGTGCATGCCAAGAAAGTATTTTTGCTGCATGGATGCTTCTGCTGGATTATCTTAATGTGACTTCAgtaagggaagaaaaaaaaaaaaaaatcaacaaactTACCTTCTTTCCATGGGTGACTCCCATGTCCTCGGTATATCAGAGTTTCTTCAGACACCTCCTGGGCTCACAGTGGACAGAGTTTCAATACTAATTTGAggttcccctctctctctactgCAGCAGATGCCAAGAATGTCAGAGAGGAAACTTCCCTGGTTTAGACCAATGATGAAGCAGCAACCAAGTGGAAGACAAGCCCTGGAGAACAAAGTGCTGGAGCAGTATTTAGTGTACAGCAGTGAAAGTAACTACGTTTACTGAGGCCTTGCACGCAAGCAGAATTTTAAGCTACTTGCCGATTTAGGATTTTGTTACTTTatactacatttcagagggaaactcCAACACATTTATCTGGCCACTAAacatttcagattaaaaaaaatgaaactgtcTAGTTGGGGCTCCTTCTCATGTTTTAGATCTCCAAGTTCCGGTTCCACCAATCACACATTTGGCCTTGTTAACTTCTAACATGCTTTGATATCTTTTCTCATGTGAACTACAATTTcaacatgcaaaaataaaacaatgttcattttcacaTGAGAATCACATGCATTTTATTCCACttgtggaaagaaaacatggcacgtgaaatcacatgaaatttgcttcttcacatgAGAATTGTGCAATTGGCTATTTTTTCTTTCGTctcccattaatcatctcacaACCCATCTCATATATCTTATGACCCTTTGGAGGGGGCCTGACCCCAGGGTGGGAGCCAACACTAAACTGCTCATGATGAACTGTACCGTAGATAATGTAGCCTCACCAGTGAAATGCTGagacacatttttacacttcTAGTACATCTGCATGAAGTCAGATTTTGAATGTCAAGGTTTTACTTTACTAATGGAGTATTTCCACcctgttgttttacattttccttCAACTTCAGTGAAGTTCTTTCACAAAGAGTGCTTGGATATAAAGGAGGGCACTGCAGATCACAAAATCTCATGCTCTTGGTTTTTATTGACAGTTAAATAATATATGATCCTCCACCTCCAGGAATCTGAAAATATATTGTTCATTTATCCCAGAGGGATAAAACTGCTGGCATATTAAATTCACTAGTCAAGTgtagtcagttttatttatatagcccagaATTACAAATTGCATACTAGCCACAGACagttttacaatctgtacaaaaTACAACACCTGCTGTCCCTGGATTCAGGATGAGCAAAGACCCAAGGAAACCCCAGGAAGAGCAAAAGAGGAGGACATTTCTTAAATTCAACAAGATTTTAAGTGGCATCACTTATACAGAGCAGTTTGTAAAAGGCCGACCAACACAGCTTCCATCATAGCCTCCTGTTCATCACAAAGGTCCATTAAGTTTAGTGTCTGTCAGATTGGTCTTGGGAAAACAGCCGCTCACCTCCACCAACGCCGGCCATCCTTCAAAAACGTTGGTTTTCTCATCATTAACAGCTTGCTGACAGGtgaacagagaagaagacatTTGTTTTGCCATCAATTATCATGTCCTTTTGTACTTTTAGCATATTTTAAAATAGATGTCACACAtggaataaaatgaaactgcagTGAACAGGCTCACTAACCCTTTCATGGAGGCTTTTGTTTTCCATCCCCGCTCTTCCAGCAAACACCCagctgtctctgtgtttcacagACTTGATCAAAGTGCTTCCCATTCCAACAAATGCCTCCCTCATTTCATCTGTCATTCTGCCACAAAGTAGAAGAAAAGGGTCATTGTGCATGTCGTGAAATCGTTTTGGTTCTTGAATCACTGAGATTTAGACTTACTTCTTTGTCACATCATCAAACGAGGCCACCAAGACAATCATTCCAGGTTTTATTGCCTTCAGGTATGCCAGGATGTCTTCTGGGTCTTTTGTTAGTCattgaaagaagaaaacataattttaagGTTTCATTAAACTTTGAAATTGAAAACAGGattgaaatgattttttaaaaaaacctcttACTTCCATCTTGCATATTAAGATAGCCACATTTTTCCACAGTTCCATTTTGACCTGAGATGGAAAACACATCAATAACTGACCAAAACAAAGATCATCTCAAGGTCTGTATGATAGCTGTTCTTTAGCATTTTAGGAATTGTGGATGTTAAAATGACAGTGACAATGACTACACTTCACCACCACGCCACCATGGGGTGCAGTAGAATATTGCATAAACTATGTATGTTGAGCAACTCTTTGCtttcatataaaataaatacttaagctccatctgctgatgaagatcatgcAATATGTTTGAAAGCTCCAGGACAGTTATTATATAGACCTTTTGGTGAGATTGTTTTACCAACTGCTGTTTCCAAGTTCAATGATCTTTTAAGCTCAAAACTATTAACGATATCAAAGATCACCTCCATACATGTATAAggcaaacataaaaacattctCTAATTGGTATCTATCTTTTGCTGACAAAAGTACAATTACGACATTAACATCCTTAAAATGGACCCTATCCCTTCaccctcattaaaaaaaaatccagaatgTATGATTATGCCACATGACGTTTCATTTAACAAGTTtgactgctggacacaagatttCTCCTACTTCATTGAATGTGTACTGTAAGCTTCAAGTTTCCATAATCACACTTGTATATGCTGAATAGTGGACCAGGATTAGCTTCCAAACTACTGGAAAATGTACACTTTGTGTGATGAATGGgaaaactctgcacatacatcattttacacattgaagCTCAAATATTCAactacagaaagaaagaaaaacttgttttataCAGTGCAGTGGTGCAAGTATTTTACTCACCATTTACCACCACGATGTTCAGTCCCGATCCAACATTATTCAACACATGACTCATAATGCTGTTGAGACATCAACAAGGTTGAGTTTGACTGTATAGTCACTAATCTCACTGTTAATTCAGGTTCATCCATATTAACACACGTACATTTTACCCTCGAAACAGATCCTTGGTCCGACAACATTAGCTGCTCCGCTCTGGATATGTAAAGCAAAATGATTGGGTGGGCAGAGTCTGGAGAGGCCACACTTTGGCTCAGGTGCTGATGTGGCTGAAGGTACTGAAAGGAAGACGGTCACACATACAGTTAATGTGGAAGTTGTATAATGTTATAAAGAGGAGATCTACCGTAATTGGATTTACCTGTGTTCAATTTTAGTTTGATTTGATCTGCATAATTAAACCCTAAAATAAAAGAATGGAGACAGTGT
This Pagrus major chromosome 6, Pma_NU_1.0 DNA region includes the following protein-coding sequences:
- the LOC140997687 gene encoding actin-associated protein FAM107A → MQTHQTEQQDRSSELQAALLLSEEESSNLIRPQKPLNPLTASRSHQELHKELRMTHKRRVSQEGKSELQRALEKRKWEQRMKESRDQEEARKIRSPLHQELVKRQQRLEKLEKDEGQQREGPEFLRVKERLRRTAVSNAREKQV
- the LOC140998651 gene encoding protein FAM3C, with the protein product MRYRASLHLPAVIAVLLITWGIFINSFDVQDKARNILGFNYADQIKLKLNTVPSATSAPEPKCGLSRLCPPNHFALHIQSGAANVVGPRICFEGKIIMSHVLNNVGSGLNIVVVNGQNGTVEKCGYLNMQDGNPEDILAYLKAIKPGMIVLVASFDDVTKKMTDEMREAFVGMGSTLIKSVKHRDSWVFAGRAGMENKSLHERQAVNDEKTNVFEGWPALVEVSGCFPKTNLTDTKLNGPL